From the Pseudomonadota bacterium genome, one window contains:
- a CDS encoding archease — translation MREGFEIIDHTADVAIAAYGADMKKAFANAALGMFSIIADIDMVNEKITRDVEVTADGAKDLLVSWLNELLFVFEVEKILFKRFEISELDTNKIVARCYGEKLDPERHSIKTEIKAATYHMTQIEEKPDGVRVQVLFDI, via the coding sequence ATGCGCGAAGGGTTTGAGATAATCGATCACACGGCCGATGTGGCCATCGCAGCGTATGGAGCCGACATGAAGAAGGCCTTCGCTAACGCGGCACTTGGCATGTTCAGCATCATAGCCGATATCGACATGGTCAACGAAAAAATTACTCGCGACGTAGAAGTAACGGCCGACGGTGCAAAAGACCTCCTGGTATCATGGCTGAACGAACTGTTATTCGTGTTTGAAGTCGAAAAGATCCTGTTTAAACGATTCGAGATATCGGAACTCGACACTAATAAAATCGTTGCCAGATGTTACGGGGAAAAGCTCGACCCGGAAAGGCACAGTATAAAGACGGAGATAAAGGCCGCGACCTACCACATGACACAAATCGAAGAGAAGCCGGACGGTGTAAGAGTTCAGGTACTATTCGACATTTAA